In Bacillus sp. Cs-700, one genomic interval encodes:
- a CDS encoding malate synthase G has protein sequence MEKYTKVGSLQVATELYNFINSDVIPGTDVSSDQFWNGFGEIVKDLSPKNKRLLSIREELQQEINEWHQANPKYSFEEYKTFLTKLNYIEKQTDEFTITTANVDDEIAVQAGPQLVVPVNNGRYAINAANARWGSLYDALYGTDAISEENGADKAGNYNPVRGQKVIAYAKRFLDSAVPLKERSYSDIKRFSIEQGMLKIYFSDNNESVLLNQDQFVGYQGNENNPDAVLLKNNDIHLEIQIDPSNPIGKTDPAGIKDVYVESAITTIMDFEDSVAAVDAEDKVLVYRNFLGLIKGDIVASFSKGTKTISRTLNPDREYISPDGKEFSLRGRSLMFARNVGHLMTTNAVLDQSNSEVPEGILDTVITGLIAKHDILKNGNYQNSSKGSIYIVKPKMHGSEEVAFANELFNRTEDLLALKRNTMKIGVMDEERRTTLNLQNCIREVKERVVFINTGFLDRTGDEIHTSMEAGPVIRKNEMKNATWLQSYEKSNVQQGLKTGFSGVGQIGKGMWAMPDLMADMLAQKGSQLQAGANTAWVPSPTAATLHALHYHEANVPNIQSELAKTTSTYQDDILQVPIEDKNWSKQEIQEELDNNAQGILGYVVRWVEHGVGCSKVPDIRNIELMEDRATLRISSQHMANWLHHGICTEEQVFETMKRMAKVVDNQNASDPDYRAMAANYNDSVAFQAACDLVFKGLEQPSGYTEPILHKRRQEAKAKLYANK, from the coding sequence ATGGAAAAGTATACGAAGGTCGGCTCTTTACAAGTAGCCACTGAACTCTATAACTTTATTAATTCCGATGTTATACCAGGTACAGACGTTTCAAGTGATCAATTCTGGAATGGATTCGGTGAAATTGTGAAAGATCTCTCTCCTAAAAATAAAAGACTACTTTCTATTCGTGAAGAACTTCAACAAGAAATCAACGAGTGGCATCAAGCAAATCCTAAGTACAGTTTCGAGGAGTACAAAACGTTTTTAACAAAATTAAATTATATTGAGAAGCAAACGGATGAATTTACGATAACCACTGCAAATGTAGACGATGAAATAGCTGTTCAGGCTGGACCACAACTAGTTGTGCCAGTAAACAATGGACGGTACGCAATTAACGCAGCGAACGCAAGATGGGGAAGCCTTTACGACGCATTATATGGAACAGACGCGATTAGTGAAGAAAACGGAGCAGACAAAGCCGGAAATTATAATCCAGTTCGTGGACAAAAAGTAATTGCTTATGCAAAACGTTTTCTTGATTCAGCAGTCCCCTTAAAAGAACGAAGCTACTCCGATATAAAGCGTTTTTCGATAGAGCAAGGAATGCTCAAAATTTATTTTTCAGACAATAATGAAAGCGTTTTATTAAATCAGGATCAATTCGTCGGGTATCAAGGTAATGAAAATAATCCAGATGCAGTGCTATTGAAAAACAATGATATTCACCTAGAAATTCAAATTGACCCATCCAATCCAATCGGCAAAACGGATCCTGCAGGTATTAAAGATGTATATGTAGAGTCTGCCATAACAACGATTATGGATTTTGAAGATTCAGTTGCTGCAGTAGATGCCGAGGATAAAGTACTTGTATATCGGAACTTTCTCGGCCTAATCAAAGGCGACATTGTTGCATCCTTTTCAAAAGGAACAAAGACGATATCACGAACACTGAATCCTGATCGTGAATATATCTCCCCAGATGGCAAAGAATTCTCACTTCGTGGCCGCTCACTCATGTTTGCCCGTAATGTTGGTCACTTAATGACAACAAATGCCGTACTCGATCAATCAAACAGCGAAGTTCCAGAAGGTATCCTGGATACAGTCATTACAGGACTTATCGCAAAGCACGACATTCTCAAGAATGGTAACTATCAAAATTCATCTAAAGGCTCCATTTATATCGTAAAACCTAAAATGCATGGTTCAGAAGAAGTAGCTTTTGCCAATGAATTATTTAATCGAACAGAAGATCTACTTGCATTAAAGCGAAACACTATGAAAATAGGCGTAATGGATGAAGAACGTCGCACAACCCTTAACCTTCAAAACTGTATTCGAGAAGTGAAGGAACGTGTTGTCTTTATTAATACTGGTTTCCTAGACCGTACAGGGGATGAAATTCATACTTCGATGGAAGCAGGTCCTGTTATCCGTAAAAATGAAATGAAGAACGCCACTTGGTTACAAAGCTATGAGAAATCAAATGTGCAACAGGGATTGAAAACAGGCTTTTCCGGTGTAGGACAAATCGGGAAAGGGATGTGGGCTATGCCAGACTTGATGGCAGACATGTTAGCGCAGAAAGGAAGCCAATTACAAGCAGGAGCGAATACGGCTTGGGTACCTTCACCAACTGCAGCTACCCTTCATGCGCTTCACTACCATGAAGCCAATGTTCCTAATATCCAAAGTGAATTAGCAAAGACCACATCAACCTATCAAGATGACATTCTTCAAGTACCAATAGAAGATAAGAACTGGAGTAAACAAGAGATTCAAGAAGAGCTTGATAATAATGCTCAGGGCATTCTTGGATACGTGGTTCGCTGGGTCGAGCATGGTGTAGGTTGTTCAAAAGTGCCGGACATTCGAAACATTGAACTTATGGAAGATCGCGCAACCCTCCGTATCTCAAGTCAACATATGGCGAATTGGCTACATCATGGCATTTGTACAGAAGAACAGGTATTTGAAACAATGAAACGAATGGCCAAAGTTGTAGACAATCAAAATGCAAGTGACCCCGATTATCGTGCAATGGCTGCAAATTATAATGATTCTGTTGCATTTCAAGCGGCTTGCGACTTGGTTTTTAAAGGATTGGAGCAGCCAAGCGGATATACAGAACCTATTTTGCATAAACGTCGACAAGAAGCAAAAGCAAAGTTGTATGCTAATAAGTAA
- a CDS encoding FadR/GntR family transcriptional regulator, which produces MEFKRISSQKISEKVEEQIVKLIKEGSYKEGDKLPSVRELCDSLDVGRSAVRDALTTLKGRGLVETRQGEGTFVTGFNPKRYFQHMLMPHQKELESLFQVREILETSIVKLAAVNRKEQDLIAMRKALNHMSECQYDDSGYHDCQFHMAIAKASGNNILQQLLESISSTMAKSMADFHCLIASKPELIHDIHHQHELIMDMIVCEDVSGANEAMLLHLSYVKKHMRKGFSIRSEFIETI; this is translated from the coding sequence TTGGAATTTAAGCGTATTTCTTCTCAAAAAATATCTGAGAAAGTGGAAGAACAAATCGTAAAACTAATTAAAGAAGGTAGTTACAAAGAGGGTGATAAGCTCCCCTCTGTACGAGAGCTTTGTGATTCCCTTGATGTAGGTCGTTCAGCTGTACGTGATGCGCTGACAACACTAAAGGGGAGAGGATTAGTAGAAACAAGACAGGGTGAGGGAACGTTTGTGACAGGGTTCAATCCCAAGCGTTATTTTCAACATATGTTGATGCCCCATCAGAAGGAATTGGAATCTCTCTTTCAAGTAAGAGAGATTTTAGAAACGAGCATTGTCAAATTAGCTGCAGTAAATCGGAAAGAACAGGATCTCATTGCCATGAGAAAAGCGCTCAATCACATGAGTGAATGTCAATATGATGACAGCGGTTATCATGATTGTCAATTTCATATGGCAATTGCTAAAGCATCTGGAAATAACATCTTACAACAATTACTAGAATCAATCTCGTCGACGATGGCAAAATCAATGGCTGATTTCCATTGTTTAATTGCTTCGAAACCTGAATTGATTCATGACATCCATCATCAGCACGAATTAATCATGGATATGATCGTTTGTGAAGATGTTTCAGGTGCAAATGAAGCCATGTTACTTCACCTATCCTATGTAAAAAAGCATATGAGAAAAGGATTCTCGATTCGCTCTGAATTTATTGAAACAATTTGA
- a CDS encoding FAD-binding oxidoreductase, whose amino-acid sequence MDELLIDGPLTELANRFGNITPHILYPETEDEVAMILKDANKVGKKLAIVSGGTKLGYGGIKPDYDFTLSLKKLTGIVEHTAGDMTVTVKPGTTMQNLQQFLKQYNQMVPLDPAHSSASTIGGVVSANESGPKRLKYGAARDHVIGMRIVYPDGKIIRTGGKVVKNVAGYDMNKLFIGAMGTLGVITEITLKLRPLPKHSSIVTLSVQEDALHDLKSFILQIQDSTIEPVSLELVNPPLSKSLFHKDEYHLIIALEDVKKAVLFQEDWIDENKPTEAMMNVLEQPEDFWTIFNELTPNSENDFHDTTSGVMKVGTSNMGVFPLLQECDRLNLEGNVQILAHGGVGHGLSTIIVSGLPQNVVQWIRYIQAFSEKHGGYGIVKHLPFELRDQLEVWGQQKGSFSLMRGIKQKIDPKNTLNEQRFIGGI is encoded by the coding sequence TTGGACGAACTGCTGATTGATGGCCCATTGACCGAATTGGCAAACCGATTTGGCAATATTACGCCTCATATACTTTATCCAGAGACGGAAGACGAAGTTGCAATGATTTTAAAGGATGCAAATAAAGTTGGAAAGAAACTCGCTATTGTAAGTGGTGGAACTAAGCTTGGATACGGAGGGATAAAGCCTGATTACGACTTTACTCTTTCTCTAAAGAAATTAACCGGTATTGTTGAACACACAGCAGGAGATATGACAGTAACAGTAAAACCTGGTACTACCATGCAGAACCTTCAACAATTTTTGAAGCAATACAATCAGATGGTCCCATTAGACCCAGCTCACTCATCAGCTTCCACTATTGGTGGGGTCGTTAGTGCTAATGAAAGTGGACCTAAACGCTTGAAATACGGGGCTGCACGTGATCACGTAATTGGCATGCGTATTGTTTATCCTGATGGCAAGATTATTCGTACAGGTGGAAAAGTTGTAAAAAACGTGGCTGGCTACGATATGAACAAATTGTTTATTGGCGCGATGGGAACTCTCGGAGTTATTACAGAAATCACATTAAAGTTACGTCCATTGCCAAAACACTCAAGTATAGTCACGTTAAGTGTGCAAGAGGATGCCCTTCATGATTTAAAATCATTCATTTTACAAATTCAGGACTCTACGATTGAACCTGTGTCTCTTGAACTTGTTAACCCACCGCTATCCAAGAGTTTATTTCATAAAGATGAGTATCACTTAATAATCGCACTTGAAGATGTTAAAAAAGCAGTCCTTTTTCAAGAAGATTGGATTGATGAAAACAAACCAACAGAAGCAATGATGAACGTTTTAGAACAGCCTGAAGACTTCTGGACAATATTTAATGAGCTAACACCAAACAGTGAAAACGATTTTCATGATACAACTTCTGGTGTAATGAAAGTCGGGACAAGCAATATGGGAGTATTCCCACTACTTCAGGAATGCGATCGATTGAATCTTGAAGGTAACGTGCAAATTCTTGCACACGGAGGAGTTGGACATGGTCTCAGTACAATTATCGTCTCAGGGCTCCCTCAAAATGTCGTTCAATGGATTAGATACATCCAGGCATTTTCTGAGAAACATGGTGGGTACGGTATAGTAAAACATCTTCCTTTCGAACTTCGGGACCAGTTGGAAGTCTGGGGACAGCAAAAAGGTTCTTTCTCTTTAATGAGAGGAATAAAACAGAAGATTGATCCCAAAAACACGCTGAATGAACAGCGTTTTATAGGAGGGATATAG
- a CDS encoding (Fe-S)-binding protein, whose translation MSLREKELMKNSPPCSSNSLSNYLWEDHPDEEKWADCVHCGMCLESCPTYLETGQEQHSPRGRVHLIKSVAEGKLEVNEQFMDPVFQCLDCRACTTACPADVDVGGLIEEARGQVRQAMPLKGVKRAVSSFFLKGIFPHQSRLQAAGGLLKFYQKSGIQKTVRSTGVLRLMPDHLVEMEAVMPEIHQSTHQKYKNVDIIPAKGNSKAQVAMLKGCIMDVMFSDINQSTINVLTHNGNDVVLPKNQTCCGALHIHAGDRETGKKLAKQNIEAFQDAEKVVVNAAGCGCALKEYPELFRHDPEWKAKAEVFSEKVEDISKYLYDTGYEKPQSAINKRITYHDACHLAHGQGVRHEPRQLLKDIPGVDYVEQPNADTCCGSAGIYNITNPEMASAVLERKMENVPSDVEMISMGNPGCMLQMAMGVQKYGRGGKIVHTVQLLDWAYQEDEMKGVKDGVIVEKEETNNRP comes from the coding sequence ATGAGTTTAAGAGAAAAAGAACTAATGAAGAACTCACCCCCTTGTTCATCTAACAGTTTAAGTAATTACCTGTGGGAGGACCATCCTGATGAGGAAAAGTGGGCAGACTGTGTACATTGTGGTATGTGTCTTGAATCATGTCCAACCTATTTAGAGACAGGGCAGGAACAACATTCACCACGAGGACGCGTTCATCTTATTAAATCTGTCGCTGAAGGAAAGCTTGAAGTAAATGAACAATTTATGGATCCCGTATTTCAGTGCCTGGATTGTCGTGCATGTACAACGGCATGCCCTGCAGATGTTGATGTCGGTGGGTTGATTGAAGAAGCACGTGGTCAGGTAAGACAGGCAATGCCTTTAAAAGGAGTAAAGCGAGCCGTCAGTAGCTTCTTCTTAAAAGGTATATTTCCTCATCAAAGTCGTCTCCAAGCAGCTGGCGGGTTATTAAAATTCTATCAAAAGAGCGGAATTCAAAAAACGGTTCGATCGACTGGAGTCCTTCGTCTTATGCCTGATCATCTTGTAGAAATGGAAGCAGTTATGCCGGAGATTCATCAATCGACGCATCAAAAGTATAAAAATGTTGATATTATCCCTGCGAAAGGAAATTCGAAAGCACAAGTTGCCATGTTGAAGGGATGTATCATGGACGTGATGTTTAGTGATATTAACCAATCAACCATCAACGTACTTACGCATAACGGAAATGATGTTGTTCTTCCTAAAAATCAGACGTGTTGCGGTGCTTTGCACATCCACGCAGGTGACCGAGAAACTGGAAAGAAACTTGCCAAACAAAACATTGAAGCATTTCAAGATGCAGAAAAAGTCGTGGTTAACGCAGCAGGATGTGGATGTGCATTGAAGGAGTACCCGGAGCTTTTCCGACATGATCCAGAATGGAAAGCAAAAGCAGAAGTTTTTTCTGAGAAGGTGGAGGATATTTCAAAATATCTCTATGATACAGGATATGAGAAACCGCAAAGTGCAATCAACAAACGGATTACCTATCACGATGCCTGTCACCTGGCACATGGCCAGGGCGTTCGTCATGAACCAAGGCAGCTATTAAAAGATATTCCGGGTGTTGATTATGTTGAACAGCCAAATGCAGATACCTGTTGCGGCAGTGCCGGAATCTATAATATTACAAATCCTGAAATGGCTTCCGCTGTTCTAGAACGAAAAATGGAAAATGTACCTAGCGACGTTGAGATGATTTCTATGGGGAATCCAGGATGTATGCTTCAAATGGCAATGGGGGTTCAGAAATACGGCCGTGGCGGAAAAATAGTACACACCGTTCAGTTACTTGATTGGGCCTATCAAGAAGATGAAATGAAAGGAGTGAAAGATGGTGTTATTGTCGAGAAAGAAGAAACCAACAATAGACCATGA
- a CDS encoding FAD-linked oxidase C-terminal domain-containing protein yields the protein MVLLSRKKKPTIDHDILALSKIVGTKSILHHKEDLLSYDCDGFTIHKAMPKAVIFPKNTEEVSAAVKYCASHNIPFLARGAGTGLSGGAIPLNNEVIISLVKMKNLLSVDYENRKAVVQPGFVNLKLTNSISHKGYYYAPDPSSQYVCTIGGNVAENAGGAHCLKYGVTTNHILGLEVVLPDGEVIEISPNGVLDTPGYDILGILTGSEGTLGIVTKITVRILKNPESKKTVLAYFDRVEDGSHAVSDIISAGIIPAALEMMDQTAIEGVEAGAFPVGHPPDIEAFLLIEVDGIAEGIAEQIEQILSVCENHHVRDVKVARDEEERGRWWANRKTGFGAMGAISPDYLVQDGVIPRSKLPEVLKEIRDISKDYSLRIANIFHAGDGNLHPLILFDSRIEGETEKALLAGTACLKACADAGGSITGEHGVGIEKKEEMRFIFSDEELEAQTAIRDVFNPHNLLNQGKLFPTPSRCMDIKKVVNETSLTKST from the coding sequence ATGGTGTTATTGTCGAGAAAGAAGAAACCAACAATAGACCATGACATTCTTGCTCTCTCGAAAATTGTAGGAACCAAATCCATTCTACATCATAAAGAAGATTTATTATCCTACGATTGTGATGGATTTACGATTCATAAAGCGATGCCTAAAGCTGTGATTTTCCCTAAAAACACAGAGGAAGTATCAGCTGCTGTTAAATATTGTGCTAGTCATAACATCCCTTTTCTCGCTCGCGGTGCTGGAACGGGATTAAGTGGAGGAGCGATTCCCCTAAATAATGAAGTTATCATCAGCCTTGTGAAAATGAAGAATCTTTTAAGTGTCGATTATGAAAACAGAAAGGCAGTGGTTCAGCCTGGATTTGTGAACTTAAAACTAACAAACTCCATTTCTCATAAAGGGTATTACTATGCACCAGATCCTTCTAGTCAATACGTTTGTACAATTGGAGGAAATGTAGCTGAGAATGCTGGTGGGGCGCACTGTCTGAAATACGGAGTGACTACGAATCATATTCTCGGTCTTGAAGTTGTGCTTCCAGATGGAGAAGTGATTGAAATCAGTCCTAACGGTGTCCTTGATACACCTGGATACGATATTCTTGGAATCCTAACAGGGTCAGAAGGCACGTTAGGGATTGTCACAAAAATCACCGTCCGAATTCTCAAAAACCCAGAATCAAAGAAAACTGTTTTGGCTTATTTTGATCGAGTGGAAGATGGGAGCCATGCTGTTTCTGACATTATTTCAGCAGGTATTATACCTGCTGCGCTCGAAATGATGGACCAAACCGCGATTGAAGGGGTAGAAGCAGGGGCTTTTCCCGTTGGACACCCCCCTGATATTGAAGCTTTCTTATTAATAGAAGTAGATGGGATCGCTGAAGGGATTGCTGAACAAATTGAACAAATTCTGTCTGTTTGTGAGAACCATCATGTACGCGACGTCAAAGTAGCACGTGATGAAGAGGAGCGCGGCCGCTGGTGGGCAAATCGAAAGACAGGATTTGGAGCGATGGGAGCCATTTCACCAGACTACCTTGTTCAAGACGGTGTTATTCCAAGAAGTAAACTTCCTGAAGTCCTTAAAGAAATAAGGGATATAAGCAAGGATTACAGCCTTCGAATAGCAAATATTTTCCATGCAGGCGATGGCAATTTGCATCCACTTATCCTGTTTGATTCTAGAATTGAAGGAGAAACAGAAAAAGCATTACTTGCGGGTACAGCATGCCTGAAAGCCTGTGCAGATGCAGGCGGATCCATTACAGGTGAGCATGGGGTTGGAATAGAGAAAAAAGAAGAAATGCGTTTTATTTTTAGCGATGAGGAACTTGAAGCTCAAACCGCCATCAGAGACGTATTTAATCCCCATAACTTATTGAACCAAGGAAAGCTTTTCCCAACTCCAAGCAGATGTATGGATATTAAAAAGGTGGTCAATGAAACTTCACTTACAAAATCAACATAA
- a CDS encoding fumarylacetoacetate hydrolase family protein, which translates to MKFGRFNYKDKIQFGVIEKDNVTVIEGNPLTNWSYTSEKISLDDIELLAPIAPKNIIGIGANYVDNKQSLPNQIPEMPVFFFKPATSVIGPNEPVIIPDQLHEIKFESELAVIIGKETKNIDKENALEYVFGYTVGNDVTAPQFFHENGHWTLGKSFDTFTPLGPIIETELDPFDIHVTAKVNGEVKQNSPTEWMIVPIKEMIAYLSTVMTLHPGDVILTGSPTGAHFVKDEDTVECFIEKIGSLTNTFKHAPSRVHVSQK; encoded by the coding sequence ATGAAATTTGGTAGATTTAATTACAAGGATAAGATTCAATTTGGTGTTATCGAAAAAGATAATGTCACGGTAATTGAAGGAAACCCACTTACGAATTGGTCCTATACAAGTGAGAAAATCTCATTAGATGACATTGAGCTACTCGCTCCAATCGCACCAAAGAACATTATAGGAATCGGGGCGAACTACGTCGATAATAAACAATCACTCCCTAATCAAATCCCTGAAATGCCAGTGTTTTTCTTCAAGCCAGCTACCTCGGTGATTGGACCTAATGAACCGGTTATCATTCCAGATCAACTGCATGAAATAAAATTCGAGTCTGAACTTGCGGTAATCATTGGGAAAGAAACGAAGAATATCGACAAAGAAAACGCACTTGAATACGTTTTTGGCTACACTGTCGGAAACGATGTAACAGCACCTCAATTTTTCCATGAAAATGGTCACTGGACGCTTGGAAAATCTTTTGACACATTTACGCCGCTTGGACCCATCATTGAAACAGAATTAGACCCTTTTGACATTCACGTAACAGCGAAGGTAAACGGGGAAGTGAAACAAAACAGTCCAACAGAGTGGATGATTGTACCGATAAAAGAAATGATTGCTTATCTTTCAACGGTTATGACATTACATCCTGGTGACGTGATCCTTACAGGAAGTCCTACAGGAGCGCATTTTGTAAAAGACGAAGATACCGTTGAATGTTTTATCGAAAAAATCGGTTCTCTAACGAATACGTTCAAGCATGCCCCTTCTCGTGTTCACGTCTCCCAGAAATAA
- a CDS encoding L-lactate permease — protein MSTGLLAILSLLPIAAVGIFLVGLRWPASKAMPVSYIVAVVLALFVWKVPGATVAAASVNGLVVAATLLYIIFGAILLLNTLQESGGIKTIREGFIGISPDRRIQVIIIAWLFGSFIEGSAGFGTPAAVAVPLLVGLGFPAMAAVIAGMVIQSTPVSFGAVGTPILVGVQSGLTADASITNDFLALVTMVGGRVAILHAIVGTLIPLFVVALMTRFFGKNKSFREGIKVWKFALFAAFAMTIPYVIVANVLGPEFPSMIGGLVGLAIVVTAAKKGFLMPPPNEQWDFDDKENWDPSWSGSIEIKDIAHKSGHMSMVRAWTPYILVGLLLVATRLKALPLIDWFQAWTVSIPNIFGTEISSSFQPLYLPGTIFILVSLITFVIHQMNTTAYVRAWKHSGKTMIAASTALVFTVPMVQVFLNSGGGGAGFDKMPLELANGVAALTGDFWPLFASFIGGIGAFIAGSNTVSNMMFSLFQYDVGAQIGVDATWIVALQAVGGAAGNMICVHNVVAASAVVGLVGKEGDVIRKTLIPFVYYATMAGALGYSIVWTSEKGIFNLGTILTTLIGAAAIYIIATNRSKSTAITVDNNPYKSIK, from the coding sequence ATGAGTACAGGACTATTAGCAATTCTTTCGTTACTCCCGATTGCTGCAGTAGGAATTTTCCTTGTAGGGTTACGATGGCCAGCAAGTAAAGCGATGCCAGTATCATACATCGTCGCGGTTGTACTAGCTTTATTCGTATGGAAAGTTCCGGGCGCTACTGTTGCCGCAGCATCGGTAAATGGGTTAGTTGTTGCCGCTACTTTGTTGTATATTATCTTCGGAGCCATTCTACTCTTGAATACACTACAAGAAAGTGGTGGAATAAAAACGATACGAGAGGGCTTTATTGGTATTTCACCTGACCGGCGCATTCAAGTCATCATCATCGCATGGTTGTTTGGTTCGTTTATTGAAGGTTCTGCAGGTTTCGGTACCCCAGCAGCAGTAGCAGTGCCGCTTCTTGTCGGTCTCGGATTTCCTGCTATGGCTGCCGTTATTGCAGGTATGGTGATCCAGAGCACACCTGTTTCTTTTGGTGCAGTTGGAACGCCAATTCTTGTCGGTGTTCAATCTGGTCTTACTGCTGACGCTAGCATCACGAATGATTTCCTTGCTCTTGTAACAATGGTCGGAGGGCGGGTCGCTATTCTTCATGCTATCGTAGGTACACTTATCCCTTTATTTGTTGTAGCACTTATGACTCGTTTCTTTGGTAAAAACAAATCATTCCGGGAAGGCATTAAAGTCTGGAAATTCGCTTTGTTTGCTGCTTTCGCTATGACGATTCCATACGTTATAGTCGCAAATGTCTTAGGTCCAGAATTCCCATCGATGATAGGAGGGCTAGTTGGACTTGCTATTGTAGTCACAGCAGCGAAAAAAGGATTCCTCATGCCACCTCCAAATGAACAATGGGATTTTGATGATAAAGAAAACTGGGATCCTTCCTGGTCAGGAAGCATTGAAATTAAAGATATTGCTCATAAAAGTGGACATATGTCGATGGTCCGCGCGTGGACACCATATATTCTAGTTGGTTTACTTCTCGTAGCAACCAGATTGAAAGCGCTACCATTAATTGATTGGTTTCAAGCTTGGACTGTTTCAATACCTAATATTTTCGGTACTGAGATTTCGTCGAGCTTTCAACCACTTTACTTACCAGGCACGATTTTTATACTTGTCTCACTAATCACTTTTGTCATTCATCAAATGAATACGACTGCTTATGTTCGAGCATGGAAACACTCTGGTAAAACGATGATAGCTGCTTCAACTGCACTCGTCTTTACTGTTCCTATGGTTCAAGTATTCTTAAATTCCGGGGGTGGAGGGGCAGGATTTGATAAAATGCCGCTAGAACTCGCTAACGGTGTTGCAGCTTTAACGGGAGATTTTTGGCCTCTTTTTGCTTCATTCATCGGCGGTATTGGCGCATTTATTGCCGGTAGCAATACGGTCAGTAACATGATGTTTTCCTTATTCCAATATGATGTAGGAGCTCAAATAGGTGTAGATGCAACGTGGATTGTCGCTCTACAAGCTGTAGGAGGCGCAGCAGGGAACATGATCTGCGTTCATAACGTAGTTGCTGCTTCTGCAGTTGTAGGTCTAGTTGGTAAAGAAGGGGACGTTATTCGAAAAACGCTTATCCCATTTGTTTATTATGCAACGATGGCTGGTGCACTCGGTTATTCAATTGTGTGGACTTCTGAAAAGGGAATATTTAATCTCGGGACGATACTCACCACCCTTATTGGAGCTGCAGCGATTTATATTATTGCAACGAATCGTTCTAAAAGTACCGCTATTACCGTTGATAATAACCCTTATAAATCCATTAAATAA